The bacterium genome has a segment encoding these proteins:
- a CDS encoding 4a-hydroxytetrahydrobiopterin dehydratase, with protein sequence MEDLKLKKCIPCESGALPFDKEQIGTYLKKLDPSWTHVHEEGVDKIRRQFQFGNFTKAMDFVNKIAIIAEHEQHHPDIHIWYDKVLIVLWTHAVKGLSENDFIVAAKLNEL encoded by the coding sequence ATGGAAGATCTCAAATTAAAAAAATGCATACCGTGCGAAAGCGGCGCACTTCCCTTCGACAAGGAACAGATCGGGACATATCTTAAGAAGCTCGATCCGTCCTGGACGCATGTCCACGAAGAAGGCGTCGACAAGATCCGCCGCCAGTTTCAATTCGGCAATTTTACAAAAGCCATGGATTTCGTGAATAAAATAGCCATAATTGCCGAACACGAACAGCATCATCCCGACATACATATCTGGTACGACAAGGTGCTTATCGTGCTCTGGACGCACGCGGTGAAGGGCCTTTCGGAGAATGATTTCATTGTGGCCGCTAAGCTAAACGAGTTGTAA